Proteins from a genomic interval of Kiritimatiellia bacterium:
- a CDS encoding DUF3187 family protein, whose protein sequence is MRELSTHKAGERLRWPDSPAGAAAATLRPMQLGGFVLFLALSATLAVVADEPPPADGLGHLALRTVSPGHLLRPNVGYASTETLGAGRYALRAALTLGNVWLHRQDAYLMDGEWFAADVTLTRAVSENFRLSVGLPIIGRSGGVGDGAIEWFHRTVRIGNANREDFPRNRFRIRFTGPDGRTFEDDDESWGIGDVPVFATLVHRSRAARGPVLFAHLGLTLPTGRQRRLEGLGNPLWGGSLLAFQRLGRSRWVVYGGGSFTHAPARRLAGIELRSEELSALTGVRFDLTDRTALLAQYLLTSPVARRYHTFSEPAHEVQLGVKHRLREGLVIEVALVENVFRFSNSADVGVHAALTWQW, encoded by the coding sequence GGGCGGCGGCGGCTACACTGCGGCCGATGCAGTTAGGGGGCTTTGTCCTGTTTCTGGCACTCAGCGCGACCCTGGCGGTCGTGGCCGACGAGCCTCCTCCCGCCGACGGGCTTGGCCATCTGGCATTGCGCACCGTTTCTCCGGGGCATTTGCTGCGCCCCAACGTCGGCTACGCGAGCACCGAGACGTTGGGGGCCGGGCGGTATGCCTTGAGAGCCGCCCTGACGCTCGGGAATGTCTGGCTGCATCGGCAGGACGCGTACCTGATGGATGGCGAATGGTTCGCAGCGGACGTGACGCTGACCCGCGCGGTTTCGGAGAATTTTCGACTGTCGGTGGGGCTGCCGATCATTGGTCGGTCGGGGGGGGTCGGTGACGGAGCGATCGAATGGTTTCATCGCACCGTCCGCATTGGCAACGCCAACCGGGAGGACTTTCCGCGCAACCGGTTCCGGATCCGGTTTACCGGCCCTGATGGACGGACCTTCGAGGATGACGACGAGTCCTGGGGGATTGGGGATGTGCCGGTGTTTGCGACGCTCGTGCATCGTTCCCGCGCGGCGAGGGGGCCGGTGCTTTTCGCGCACCTTGGTCTGACGCTGCCCACCGGCCGCCAGCGCCGTCTCGAGGGGCTGGGAAATCCGCTGTGGGGCGGTTCGCTGCTGGCCTTTCAGCGTCTGGGCCGCTCGCGGTGGGTCGTGTATGGCGGCGGAAGTTTCACGCATGCGCCGGCGCGCCGGCTGGCGGGTATCGAACTACGATCGGAGGAGCTGAGCGCGCTGACGGGCGTGCGGTTCGACCTCACCGACCGCACTGCGTTGCTGGCGCAATATCTGCTCACTTCGCCGGTGGCGCGACGCTACCACACGTTTTCCGAACCGGCGCATGAGGTCCAGCTTGGCGTGAAGCACCGGCTTCGCGAAGGCCTCGTCATCGAGGTGGCGCTGGTGGAGAACGTGTTCCGCTTTTCGAACAGCGCAGATGTCGGAGTGCATGCCGCGCTGACCTGGCAGTGGTAG